In Ectothiorhodosinus mongolicus, one DNA window encodes the following:
- the groES gene encoding co-chaperone GroES: MKIRPLHDRVIIKRMEEERTSPGGIVIPDSAAEKPIRGEVVAVGKGKILESGETRALDLKVGDKVMFGKYSGTEVKVDGEDLLVMREEDVMAVIEG, encoded by the coding sequence ATGAAAATCCGTCCGTTGCATGATCGGGTGATCATCAAGCGCATGGAAGAGGAGCGCACCAGCCCCGGCGGCATCGTGATCCCCGACAGTGCTGCTGAAAAACCCATTCGCGGTGAAGTCGTCGCCGTTGGTAAAGGCAAAATTCTGGAGAGTGGTGAAACACGCGCCCTGGATTTGAAAGTCGGAGACAAGGTCATGTTTGGTAAGTACTCCGGTACTGAAGTCAAGGTTGATGGCGAAGATCTGCTGGTCATGCGTGAAGAAGACGTCATGGCTGTGATCGAAGGCTAA